The Acidobacteriota bacterium DNA window TCGATGCGTAGCCGGCGCTTTTCGAGGGCCTCCCGCAGGCGGGCGTCCATCTCGTGCAGGGAAAAGGGCTTGCAAACATAGTCACTGGCTCCTGAACGCATGGCGGCCACCGCTGTCGGCGCGTCGCGCAGCCCGGTGAGCATCACCACCGCCAGGTGTGGGTCATGATCGTGGATCCAAGCCAGCAACTCGGTGCCCCTCTCGCCGGGCATGGCGATGTCGCAGACCGCGCATTCGAAGCCCCCTTCGGCGAGCAGCCGGCGCGCCTGCCCGGCGCTCGCGGCGGTGACCACCTCCCAGCCCAGCGAAGCGAGTCCCTCGGAGAGCATCTCCCGCACCGCCGGCTCGTCGTCCACCACCAGCACCCGGGCCCGCTCCGTGACGGCCATCAGTGGATCTCCGCCCAGTTGGCCCCGGCGCGAAAATCCACCGCCAGGGGAACACTCAGTTCCGCGGCGCCCTCCATCGCCGAGCGCACCTGCTCTTCCAACTCCGGCAGGCAGTCGGGATGGGCTTCGAAGACCAGCTCGTCGTGGACCTGCACCAGCAGCCGCGCCGGGATGCCGCTGCGCACCAGGGTGCGCTGCACCTGCACCATCGCCAACTTGACCAGGTCGGCCGCCGTGCCCTGGATCGTGGTGTTCACCGCCTGCCGGATGAGCTGCTCGCGCTGGGCGTAGCTCAGACGCCGCCGGGCGACCCCGTCACCGGCACGCAGATCGTCGAAGCGTCGCCGCCGCCCGAAGAGGGTGCGCACCTCGCCGCTGCGCTGCACCTCTTCCTTGACCGCGTCGATATAGGCCCGCACCCGCGGATAGCGCTCGAAGTAGGCCTCGATGAAGGCCCGGGCCTGGCTGCGAGTCAGCCCCTGCTGCCGGGCCAGGCGAAAGTCGGACATGCCGTAGACGATGCCGAAGTTGACCGCCTTGGCGCGCGAGCGCATCTCCGGGCTGACCGCTTCCAGCCCGACGCCTTCGATCAGGGAAGCGGTGTAGGCGTGGATGTCCAGGCCTCGCCGGAAAGCCTCCACCAGAGCGGGCTCTCCGGCCATGTGGGCCAGGATGCGCAGTTCCATCTGGGAATAGTCCGCGGAAACCAGGCGCCACCCCTCGCGGGGAATGAAGGCCTCGCGAATGCGGCGCCCGAGGGGGGTCCGCACGGGAATGTTCTGCAAGTTGGGATCGGAGGATGACAGGCGACCGGTGGCGGCGCCGAGCTGGTGGAAACGGGTGTGCACCCGGCCGGTGTCGGGATCCACCAGCCGGGGCAGGGCGTCGACGTAGGTGCTTTTCAACTTGGCCAGCTCCCGGTACTCGAGCACCTTGCCCGGCAGGGGATGGACCGCGGCCAAGGCCTCGAGGGCCTCCTGGCTCGTGGAATGGGCGCGGGTCTTGGCCGTGCGGCGCCCCGTCGGCTCGAGGCCCAACTCGTCGAAGAGGACGGCTCGAAGCTGCCCGGGAGAAGCGATGTTGAAGGGGCGCCCGGCCAGCTCGTGGATCTCGCCTTCCAGGCGCTGGAGTTCGATTTCCATTTCGGCGGACATGCGGGCCAGGATTTCGGTGTCGATGCGGATGCCGTGATGCTCCATGTCTTCGAGCACCTCGACCAGGGGCATCTCGATCTCGCGGAAGACCCGATCCACCCCCGCCTGTTCGATCTCCTTCTGCAGCACGTCGGTCAGGCGCCGG harbors:
- a CDS encoding response regulator, which encodes MAVTERARVLVVDDEPAVREMLSEGLASLGWEVVTAASAGQARRLLAEGGFECAVCDIAMPGERGTELLAWIHDHDPHLAVVMLTGLRDAPTAVAAMRSGASDYVCKPFSLHEMDARLREALEKRRLRI